The Pelagicoccus albus genome includes the window ATGGCGAGCTGAAGCTGGTGCGTTTGATCCCATTCTCCCACTACGATGCCTCCAGCCAAGCTATCCCGCTTCAGCACGATGAGTCGAAATGTGTCCTTTGTCCGGTGCGTTAGGGTGTGGCCTTCTCCCAGATAGTCTCCAAAAGCGCTGACCTCGATACCCAAGAGTTTCAGTCGGCATGACAAGTTTGCTCCTTTGAAATTTCCTTCCCCGCCAGCTAATGATTCTACCAAGGCTTCCGCCATTTGATAGCCCGGAGCGACGAAACCGTAGACTTGTCCGCGATGTAACGCGCATTCGCCGATCGCATACACATCTTTCGCTGAAGTCTCTAAGCGATCATTAACGATAATACCGCCTCTCGCTCCGACATCTAGCCCACTATCGCGGGCTAATTCATCCGTTGGGCGGACGCCTGTGGCGATGACGAGTAAATCCGTTTCGATTTTATCTTCGTCGTTGAAAGTAATCTCTAGGCCAGAACGAGTGCGACTAACGGCTCTTGCCCCTTTCCCTGTTAGTATCTCAACTCCTAGATCGCGTATTTGGCTTTCAAGGACGCTCGAAGCCTCCTCGTTGAGCTGGCGCGGCATGAGTCCGTTCGCGAATTCGACCACAGTCGATTTCAAGCCCAGCTCGCGCAAGGCGTTAGCCGCTTCTAAACCGAGAAGGCCTCCACCTAGCACGACCGCGGAGGTTTTTCCTTGGCTGAAGTCTATGATTTGCTCCGCATCTTGAATGGTGCGATATACGAACACCCCGGGTTTGTCAGTGCCGGGGACTGGGGGGATAAATGGAGTAGATCCCGTTGCGATTATTAGCTTATCGTATTCGTAGTCTTGCCCTGAGTCGCTGCGAACTGTTTTCGCAATTGGGTCGATGGAAACAATTCTGCAATTTGTATTTAACTTGAAGTTATTCTTTGAATACCATTCCGGAGCTGAAAGCGATAAAGCGCTTAAATCCCTCGCCTTAAAGTAATCGGTTAGGTGTACGCGGTCGTAAGCTGCTTGAGGCTCCTCGCCAAAAATTTGCACATCATATGTCTTGGAGACTTTGGATGCGCAAAGGGCGGCGCAAAAATGGTGGGAAACCATACCGTTCCCAATTACGATTATACGTTGCATGTCGAAGGGGCAGCGTTGCTGAGCGCTTTCCACTTTTTTTTGGCAAGACCAGTCGTTGCTATCCGGCTAGGCTCGTTTTGCTACTTTAGGGGAGGATGCTTTTATGCAGCTACGTAACTGGTCGTATTTT containing:
- a CDS encoding FAD-dependent oxidoreductase, which produces MQRIIVIGNGMVSHHFCAALCASKVSKTYDVQIFGEEPQAAYDRVHLTDYFKARDLSALSLSAPEWYSKNNFKLNTNCRIVSIDPIAKTVRSDSGQDYEYDKLIIATGSTPFIPPVPGTDKPGVFVYRTIQDAEQIIDFSQGKTSAVVLGGGLLGLEAANALRELGLKSTVVEFANGLMPRQLNEEASSVLESQIRDLGVEILTGKGARAVSRTRSGLEITFNDEDKIETDLLVIATGVRPTDELARDSGLDVGARGGIIVNDRLETSAKDVYAIGECALHRGQVYGFVAPGYQMAEALVESLAGGEGNFKGANLSCRLKLLGIEVSAFGDYLGEGHTLTHRTKDTFRLIVLKRDSLAGGIVVGEWDQTHQLQLAISQERFMTPGEQAEFESRGVIPANDALVDWPSNAIICNCTQTTKGTLSACLSSGCSKVSELSEQTGAGTVCGSCLPLLGQLCGTSGEETAYKPKGSKLLWATAALGAIACALFLTLSPLPAANSVQTAYYQFSQLWQDSFYKQFSGYTMAGLSLLALSLSARKRLRLKMMGNYGWWRAIHSTLGFLCLIALVAHTGFDFGENLNLWLMTCFVLLNLAGSIAGLTVAMEDRFNGPWARRIRSYVTKAHILFFWPYPVLLGFHIYKAYAY